The DNA segment ACAACTCCCTACCTCCCTCACGATCCCGCTCCAATAGATGATAGGCCATGCGCTGCGCACTCTTGGCTCCCACCCCGGGGAGGCATCTCAAGGCCGAGATCAACTGCTGCAGCAGTGAGGGGCTAGGCATGGCAGCTCCCGATCGATAAATACATAGGGTCTCAGAAAGGCAGTTTCATCCCAGGTGGCAGTCCCAATCCGGCAGTCAACCCGGACATGCTCTCCTGCATCTTCTGGCTGACCCGTTGCGCGGCATCGTTTAGCGCCGCAGCCACCAGATCCTCCAGCATCTCCTTGTCATCCGACATCAGGCTGTCGTCAATCTCAACCCGACGCACTTCATGCTTGCCGTTCATGACCACCTTGACCAGACCGCCCCCGGACTCGCCGGTAACCTCTTCCTGGGCCAATCGCTCTTGCGCCTCCTGCATTTCGGTCTGCATCTTCTGCGCCTGCTTCATCAAATTGCCTAAACCACCTTTCATGGAACTAACCTCATCTCAATCATTTGTCGTCCCCCAATTTCTGACTTTGGGATTCGCTGTGAAAATCGTTAAACAGATTCTAGGATTCACTTTAAGATGCCTGCAAACATCCAAAAACATCAGCACGTTACCGGAATGTCATCAGAATCCGCAAAACATAAAAGCCAATCCAGTGTTGGCCTACATCAACCTCCCGGCTCATCCATCGGCCGGATAGAATCGGTCAGCAGGTGTGCCGAAAACCGCTCCTCCATCTCACGCACCAATGGATCACTCTTCAGCTTGGCCTCAGCCTCCTGCTGACGCTCCTGCTGCTGCCGTTTCTGACGCATCGCCGGTGTCTCATCCTCGGGTACCGCTTCCGTGATCAGGAGTTTTATCTCTTTCCCCAGGAGCCTTGAAATACTCTCCAGCAGGCGCTTTTCCGATTGTCCGACCCGCAACTGCTTCATTGATGCATCCAGCGTCAGACGCAGGGTCTGGCCATCCCAGCTGTCAAAGCTACAGTTGTGGGCGAGCTGGCTGGTGATGCCACCCAGCCGCATAGCGTTGACGAAGCCCTCCCAATCGGAGGGATCATCAGTGGCGGATGGCTTGGCTGTCGGTTGGGTGGCGCTCTTCACGGCCGTGCTTTTTCCAGCAACCGGTTTGACACCCTCTACTGGCTGGGATTTGGCTTGCGAACCGGATGATTCACCCGGCGCCGCTTCGGGTTGGTCCGGTCTGAATGCCAATAGCCGGAGTAGCACCATCTCAAAACCACTGCGTGGATCGGGTGCCAGGGCGAGCTCCTTCTGTCCCAACAACACGATCTGATAAAAGAGCTGCACGTCTTCCGCTGATAGGGTCTGGGCAATCCCGTGCAGACGATCCGGATCATAGACCTCGTCAGGCTCATACTCCGCCACGATCTGCAGCATGCCTATCTGATGCAGCATGGCGAGCAACTCCTGCAGGGCATTGCTGAAGTCAGCCGCGCGCTCCGCCATCTCCGCCACCAGGGAGATCAGTCGCCGACCATCCGAGTTGGCCAATGCCTCGAGCAAAAGATAGATCTGATCGGCACCGATAGTACCGATCATGACAGCCACATCGGTCCCCTTGACCTCTCCACCGCCAAATGCAATGGCCTGATCGAGCAGGCTCAAGCCATCGCGCATACTGCCATCGGCACCCCGGGCGAGCAGGGAGATCGACTGCTCATCGAAGAGGATCTTCTCCTGCTCCAGGATGTGGCGCAGCTGGGATTCGATCTGCTCCCTGTCGAGACGTTTCAGATTGAACTGTAGACAACGGGAGAGAACGGTCACCGGCACCTTTTGCGGATCAGTGGTGGCGAGAATGAATTTCACATGTGGTGGCGGTTCCTCAAGAGTCTTCAATAAAGCATTGAAACTGCTTGCGGAAAACATATGGACTTCATCGATAAGGTAAACCTTGTAACGTCCGCGCACCGGCGCATAGGGAACGTTTTCCAACAGCTCCCGGGTTTGATCCACCTTGGTCCTCGATGCGGCATCCACCTCCAGGAGATCCACAAAGCGTCCCTCGTCGATCTCACGGCAGGCATCACAGACACCACAGGGGGATGCGCTGATCCCTTTTTCGCAATTCAAGGATTTGGCAAAGATTCTCGCCAGGGTGGTCTTGCCCACACCACGGGTACCGGTAAACAGATAGGCATGATGCAGCTGTTCCCGCTCCAAGGCGTTGGTGAGGGCTTTGACCACATGCTGCTGACCCACCAGCTGGCTGAACAACTGGGGTCGCCATTTCCGTGCAAGTACCTGATAAGACATTTAAACGATTCGTCATCCGCGGACTGAAGATGGGCAGTTTAACCCGAATCAGCAGTGGAATCACAGCCGCTAGCAGGGCTGTTTGTCAACTCACGCGACGCGGGTCTCCCTGATGGAGGCAATCAGTTCTTCGAACTCATCATCTTCCGGCGCTTCACCGCCGACACACCAGGCGTGGATTACGGGATCGGGAAAGCCCAACAGCTGAATGAAGAGTCGCTGTAAGCGGGGCGTAAGTCCGGCATAGTGCTGATCCAGAAAGGCTTCCAACAGCACATCCAACTCGAGCATGCCGCGCCGGCACTGCCAACGCAGTCTTTCGATATCCGCCAGATCGTTATCCTCGATAATCATGTGCCAGGCTCAGATGGCATCCTTCAGCATGATGGCCTTGATATGGCCAATCGCCTTGGTGGGATTGAGCTCCTTCGGACAGGATTCCACACAGTTCATAATGGTATGGCAGCGGAACAGCTTATACGGCCCCTCAAGTTTGTCGAGCCGCTCCTCCTTGGCCTGATCACGGCTATCGGCCAGGAACCGACAGGCACTCAATAGTGCCTGGGGACCCAGGAATTTATCCGGATTCCACCAGAAGGATGGACAGGAGGTGGAACAGCAGCCGCACATGATGCACTCATACAGGCCATCGAGTTTGTTTCTCTCTTCAGGCGACTGGAGAATCTCCTGCTCAGGCAATGGGTCCTTGCGAATCAGCCAGGGGTCAACCTGTTTGTATTGGGCATAGAACTGACTCATATCCACCACCAGGTCTCGAATCACCGGGCGGCCTGGAAAAGGTCTGACCTCCACCGGTTCCTTCAAGTCAGCCACAGCTGTAATACAGGCGAGTTTGTTGCTGCCGTTGACATTCACACCATCGGAACCGCAAACCCCTTCACCGCATGAGTGCCTGAAGGTAAAGGACTCATCCTGGGCCTGTATCGCCAGCAGGGCATCACGCAACATCATCCCCTGACGTGGTTCGACATCGAACTCCTGCATATAGGGCTCGTTGTCGGTATCCGGGTTATAACGGTAGACACTGAATTTCATTTCAAAACCTCGTTGCTTCGAGTTTTTAGTTTTGAGTAGTGAGTTTTGAGTTATGGTGTTCGCCGCAACTTAAAACTAAAAACTTATAACTAAAAACTCTTCAGTAAACCCTTTCCTTCGGCGGAAAGCTCTCAACAGTCAAAGGCTGTGACCGCACACCCTTGTAATCGAGCTTGTCGTTCTCCTTCCAATAGAGGGTATGTTTCATCCACTCCACATCATCCCGTTTCGGATAGTCTGGTCTTGAGTGGGCGCCGCGGCTCTCCTTACGGTGCAATGCGGACACTGCAATCGACAAACCCACATCGATCAGGTTCTCCAGCTCCAGGGCTTCGGTTCGATTGGTATTGAAGGTGGAGGAGTGGTCAGTAAGTCGAACCTCACTCAACTTCTCCCGCAGCTGCTTCACCTTCTCGACCCCCTCCGCCATCATGTCCTCGACGCGGAATACGCCGGCATGATCCTCCATGGTCTTGCGGAAATCGTTGCGCAACTGACTGACGGTGATACCATCACCCTTGCTATCCCACCGCTGCAGCCGCGCCATGGACTGCTCGACACTCGCTTCGTCGAGTGGGCGATGACCTGAATTATCTTTCACATACTCGATGATGTTGTGCCCAGCCAGACGGCCAAACACCAGGATATCGAGCAGGGAGTTGCCACCCAGCCGATTGGCCCCATGCACCGATGCACAGGCACACTCGCCAGCGGCATAGAGTCCCGGTAGATGATCCCCATTATCATCCGCGCTGGGCATCACCCGGCCGAAACGATCCGTGGGGATACCACCCATTACATAGTGGGCCGTGGGAAACACAGGTATCGGTTCTTTCACCGGATCGACGCCGGCAAAGATCTTGGAGCTCTCGCGGATACCCGGCAGACGCTTGGAGATAACCTCCTCGCCCAGATGGTTGACCTTCAACAACACGTGATCCGCTTCCGGGCCGACACCATGACCGTCACGCACTTCAGTGACGATGGATCGGGCCACCACGTCGCGGCTGGCAAGATCTTTTGCATTCGGTGCATACTTCTCCATGAAGCGGTCACCATCCTTGTTAATGAGGTAACCCCCCTCGCCTCGCACGCCCTCGGTGATCAGCATGCCCTTGCCGGCGATGCCGGTGGGATGAAACTGGAAAAACTCCATGTCCATCAGCGGCAGGCCGGCACGTAATGCCATCGCCATGCCATCACCGGTGTTGATATGGGCGTTACTGGTGGTCCTGAAGACCTGTCCGCAGCCTCCGGTTGCCAGCAGCGTGGTCTTGGACTCGATCAACAGCGGCTCCCCGGTTGCAATGTTCAACACCAGGGCGCCCAATACGAATCCCTCGCCATCCCTGATCAGGTCGATGGCGAAGTACTCGTCATAGAAATGGGTCTTGGCGCGGATGTTCTGTTGATAGAGGGTGTGCAGGATCGCATGCCCGGTGCGGTCAGCGGCTGCGCAGGTACGTGCCGCCTGCTCTCCGCCGAAGTCCTGACTCTGGCCGCCGAATGCCCGCTGGTAGATCTTGCCATTGGCGAGACGCGAGAATGGTACGCCGTTGTGTTCCAGTTCATACACCGTGGGTATCGCTTCACGGCACATATACTCGATGGCATCCTGGTCGCCGAGATAGTCAGATCCCTTGACGGTATCGAACATATGCCAATGCCAGTTGTCAGGCAGCACATTGGCCAGGGCGGCATTCACTCCCCCCTGCGCCGCCACCGTATGGGAACGGGTGGGAAATACCTTGGAGACCACTGCCACCTTGAGGTTCGCATTGGCCAGTTGCAGGGCGGCGTTTAAACCGGCACCGCCTGCCCCGAGAATGAGTGTGTCGAATCGTTGCTTTTCCAGTGCCATCTTGTTGTGAACCTTTTTCTTAGGCGGTAGCCGCCGTAAAGATAATCTGCAGAACCCAAAGCGCGCAGCCGACCAGGACGAAACCGACCAGCGTCAGCAGTGTCACGCGTAGCGCGGTGGGGTGGATATAGTCGATAAGTACATCACGAAAACCGACCCAGGCATGCAGCAGCAGGGAGGCGAAAAAGAGCAGCAGACCGAGCCCGACCAAGGGGTGAGCCACCCATCCCTGCCATGCACTAAAATCCTGCGGCGGATTGAAGATCATCTGCTGCAGTACAAAGACAATGAACAGCAATAGATAGATTGCGGTTGCACGCTGAAGAAACCAGGCCCTCAGACCAGTCGCACGACGACTCATAGCAGACCTCCCAATAAAATCAGCGCCAACACAGGTGCAACCAGTGTCACTGCCCATGCGGTTTGACGGAACATAGGTTTCTCAACGCCGATATCGATGTCTATCAACAGATAGCGGATACCCGCCAGGAAATGGTGCATCAGCCCCCATACAAAGAGAAACAGGATCAACTTCACAAGGCCATTGGCGAATAGCCCCTTGGCAGCGGCAAACCCATCGGGACCACTGAGAGAAAGATCGAGTAGATAGATAAGAAGCGGGATCGCCAATACCATCACCACACCGGTAGCGCGATGAATGATCGACATGATACCGGCCATTGGCAGGCGTATCTTAAAAAGATTGAGAAAGACCGGTCTCGGGTTAGTCTCTTGCATGTTTCTCTTTTCCAATACTGTTTATGTTAAACGAGATCAGAGTCGAACTGCTAAAGGCTCTGAGGATCAGCTGCCCTATGTTTGAAGCGACTCACTCCAAACAAAATCACTCATAATTCAATCCTTGTTCATCATACAACTGGCGCGTACCGAAGCGAGTGCAGTCATATTCAACAATCCACGCACACTGATGCTGGGTGTAACCACATGGGCCGATTTTGCACTGCCAATGAGAATCGGTCCGATCGCAATCCCATCGCCGAGCATTTTCATCATATTGAAGGCCACGTTTGCCGCATCCTGATTTGGCATGATCAGCAGATTGGCCCGGTCCTTGAGTTGTGAATTGGGAAAACGGGCAGTACGCAGCTCTTCCGACAGGGCAAGATCGGCATGCATCTCTCCCTCGATTTCCAGATCCGGCATGCGCTTGCGCACAATCCCCAAAGCCTCACGCATCTTAATTGCTGAAGAGGAGTTGTGACTACCGAAATTTGAATGAGAGATCAGCGCCACTTTGGGCTGAATACCGAACCATAACACCTCTTCAGCGCATAGCGAGACAATCTCGGCAATATCCTCTGCCGAAG comes from the Candidatus Thiodiazotropha sp. CDECU1 genome and includes:
- the sdhA gene encoding succinate dehydrogenase flavoprotein subunit; protein product: MALEKQRFDTLILGAGGAGLNAALQLANANLKVAVVSKVFPTRSHTVAAQGGVNAALANVLPDNWHWHMFDTVKGSDYLGDQDAIEYMCREAIPTVYELEHNGVPFSRLANGKIYQRAFGGQSQDFGGEQAARTCAAADRTGHAILHTLYQQNIRAKTHFYDEYFAIDLIRDGEGFVLGALVLNIATGEPLLIESKTTLLATGGCGQVFRTTSNAHINTGDGMAMALRAGLPLMDMEFFQFHPTGIAGKGMLITEGVRGEGGYLINKDGDRFMEKYAPNAKDLASRDVVARSIVTEVRDGHGVGPEADHVLLKVNHLGEEVISKRLPGIRESSKIFAGVDPVKEPIPVFPTAHYVMGGIPTDRFGRVMPSADDNGDHLPGLYAAGECACASVHGANRLGGNSLLDILVFGRLAGHNIIEYVKDNSGHRPLDEASVEQSMARLQRWDSKGDGITVSQLRNDFRKTMEDHAGVFRVEDMMAEGVEKVKQLREKLSEVRLTDHSSTFNTNRTEALELENLIDVGLSIAVSALHRKESRGAHSRPDYPKRDDVEWMKHTLYWKENDKLDYKGVRSQPLTVESFPPKERVY
- a CDS encoding FAD assembly factor SdhE; the protein is MIIEDNDLADIERLRWQCRRGMLELDVLLEAFLDQHYAGLTPRLQRLFIQLLGFPDPVIHAWCVGGEAPEDDEFEELIASIRETRVA
- the sdhC gene encoding succinate dehydrogenase, cytochrome b556 subunit — encoded protein: MQETNPRPVFLNLFKIRLPMAGIMSIIHRATGVVMVLAIPLLIYLLDLSLSGPDGFAAAKGLFANGLVKLILFLFVWGLMHHFLAGIRYLLIDIDIGVEKPMFRQTAWAVTLVAPVLALILLGGLL
- the sdhD gene encoding succinate dehydrogenase, hydrophobic membrane anchor protein, with protein sequence MSRRATGLRAWFLQRATAIYLLLFIVFVLQQMIFNPPQDFSAWQGWVAHPLVGLGLLLFFASLLLHAWVGFRDVLIDYIHPTALRVTLLTLVGFVLVGCALWVLQIIFTAATA
- a CDS encoding YbaB/EbfC family nucleoid-associated protein translates to MKGGLGNLMKQAQKMQTEMQEAQERLAQEEVTGESGGGLVKVVMNGKHEVRRVEIDDSLMSDDKEMLEDLVAAALNDAAQRVSQKMQESMSGLTAGLGLPPGMKLPF
- a CDS encoding succinate dehydrogenase iron-sulfur subunit, with the translated sequence MKFSVYRYNPDTDNEPYMQEFDVEPRQGMMLRDALLAIQAQDESFTFRHSCGEGVCGSDGVNVNGSNKLACITAVADLKEPVEVRPFPGRPVIRDLVVDMSQFYAQYKQVDPWLIRKDPLPEQEILQSPEERNKLDGLYECIMCGCCSTSCPSFWWNPDKFLGPQALLSACRFLADSRDQAKEERLDKLEGPYKLFRCHTIMNCVESCPKELNPTKAIGHIKAIMLKDAI
- the dnaX gene encoding DNA polymerase III subunit gamma/tau, producing MSYQVLARKWRPQLFSQLVGQQHVVKALTNALEREQLHHAYLFTGTRGVGKTTLARIFAKSLNCEKGISASPCGVCDACREIDEGRFVDLLEVDAASRTKVDQTRELLENVPYAPVRGRYKVYLIDEVHMFSASSFNALLKTLEEPPPHVKFILATTDPQKVPVTVLSRCLQFNLKRLDREQIESQLRHILEQEKILFDEQSISLLARGADGSMRDGLSLLDQAIAFGGGEVKGTDVAVMIGTIGADQIYLLLEALANSDGRRLISLVAEMAERAADFSNALQELLAMLHQIGMLQIVAEYEPDEVYDPDRLHGIAQTLSAEDVQLFYQIVLLGQKELALAPDPRSGFEMVLLRLLAFRPDQPEAAPGESSGSQAKSQPVEGVKPVAGKSTAVKSATQPTAKPSATDDPSDWEGFVNAMRLGGITSQLAHNCSFDSWDGQTLRLTLDASMKQLRVGQSEKRLLESISRLLGKEIKLLITEAVPEDETPAMRQKRQQQERQQEAEAKLKSDPLVREMEERFSAHLLTDSIRPMDEPGG